A window from Drosophila subobscura isolate 14011-0131.10 chromosome O, UCBerk_Dsub_1.0, whole genome shotgun sequence encodes these proteins:
- the LOC117898864 gene encoding plasminogen activator inhibitor 1 RNA-binding protein codes for MDNTGYNRYELLSSYEEEVASALSLKINPDIGNKKQKGLKKGGTNNSEKENKPMTGKNTAIGKKEKIIKGIVGNVPANENKGPSIARSNVHIRSNENNICGAEFGSDVPQRQLKDRENRGPQRFRTGEKYGKREFDRQSGSDKTGVKSVDKRDGAGAHNWGSPRQDIADNKSGDLPLLEDKEDSGNEQLADPVTTPEEDESKQMTLDEWKALRDKRVKPNFNLRKAGEGADNSEWKNMTVLSKKKEINSEDNFEYDPSMYPQRVGRLQHVVDIQYNFNDARKMGFRKEFRGQQRGASRPVSSSVNERFGPNKFGEKRRPGPKPLKVDDEIQFPNLS; via the exons ATGGACAACACAGGATATAATCGTTATGAATTATTATCTTCGTATGAAGAGGAAGTCGCATCAGCGCTCTCCTTAAAAATTAATCCCGACATTGgtaacaagaaacaaaaaggtTTAAAAAAAGGCGGTACAAATAAttcggaaaaggaaaataagcCAATGACTGGAAAGAATACAGCTATtggtaaaaaagaaaaaatcattaaagGAATCGTAGGAAATGTTccagcaaatgaaaataaaggaCCAAGTATTGCCAGAAGCAATGTACACATTcgttcaaatgaaaataatatttgtggaGCTGAGTTTGGCAGCGATGTTCCCCAGCGCCAATTGAAGGATCGTGAAAACAGGGGACCACAACGCTTCCGCACCGGAGAAAAATATGGAAAGCGTGAATTCGATCGTCAGTCGGGATCCGATAAAACCG GTGTAAAGTCAGTGGACAAGCGCGATGGTGCTGGCGCTCATAATTGGGGCTCTCCAAGACAGGACATTGCGGATAATAAATCGGGCGACTTGCCACTGCTTGAAGACAAAGAAGACTCGGGCAATGAACAATTGGCTGACCCTGTGACCACTCCGGAGGAGGACGAGTCAAAGCAAATGACTCTTGATGAATGGAAGGCTTTAAGGGACAAACGTGTCAAGCCTAACTTTAATTTGCGCAAAGCTGGGGAAGGGGCTGATAACTCTGAATGGAAAAACATGACTgttttaagcaaaaaaaaggaaataaacaGTGAAGATAATTTTGAATACGACCCATCGATGTATCCTCAACGTGTAGGACGTCTTCAGCACGTTGTCGATAttcaatataattttaatgatgCACGAAAAATGGGGTTCCGCAAGGAATTCCGTGGCCAACAACGCGGAGCCTCTCGACCTGTATCCTCTTCTGTTAACGAACGGTTTGGACCAAATAAATTTGGAGAAAAACGTCGTCCTGGTCCAAAACCTTTAAAAGTTGAcgatgaaattcaatttcctaATCTgtcataa
- the LOC117898862 gene encoding molybdopterin synthase catalytic subunit isoform X2: MNHIKLIDGPLDVTYAITLIGDPSCGASSVFIGTTRDSFEGKKVVSLTYEAYENMALKEMDKICTDLRATWPELKHILIHHRLGTVPENEASVIIAASAPHRSAALNSVTLAIDQLKSRVPIWKKEIYEGDEAEWKENSESIRPKKSSLNSFNYSACECVVDESNVVPRNLVQIRANDSELIKRLECFFKRKRSEINLHNVMDFKQSNLMSNIDSGTEVNVSCARTQSTVSKQEQSNCHLKVRRVSNRCGPQQMQLRPKYKLELNRLMASHVSTTEMGKSLHNSRLHVIETYMGLTANDNENIINRIKNVEDRILLLESISPEYQHFFEQSCMDQSDQKRTKKTYSANELRAYINVKKKECP, encoded by the exons ATGAACCACATTAAATTGATTGACGGCCCACTCGACGTCACTTATGCAATAACATTGATAGGTGATCCGAGTTGCGGAGCATCTTCTGTTTTTATAGGAACCACACGTGATAGTTTTGAAGGAAAAAAA GTAGTATCATTGACATATGAAGCATACGAAAATATGGCACTTAAAGAAATGGATAAAATCTGCACAGACCTCCGTGCAACTTGGCCCGAGTTGAAACACATTTTAATACATCACCGATTAGGCACAGTTCCAGAAAACGAAGCAAGCGTCATTATAGCTGCTTCAGCCCCGCATCGTTCCGCAGCATTGAACTCAGTAACGCTGGCCATAGACCAACTAAAATCCCGTGTACCCATATGGAAAAAAGAGATATACGAGGGCGACGAAGCTgaatggaaagaaaattcaGAGTCGATCAGGCCTa AGAAATCATCCTTAAATAGTTTCAATTATTCTGCTTGTGAGTGTGTGGTCGACGAGTCGAACGTTGTACCTCGAAATTTAGTACAAATTAGAGCTAATGACAGCGAGCTAATCAAACGTTTAGAATGTTTTTTTAAAAGAAAGCGATCGGAAATAAATTTGCACAATGTAATGGACTTTAAGCAGTCCAACTTAATGTCTAACATTGATTCCGGCACAGAAGTAAACGTTTCTTGCGCTAGAACTCAAAGTACTGTTTCAAAACAAGAACAGTCGAATTGTCATTTGAAAG TGCGGCGTGTTTCAAATCGCTGTGGACCACAACAGATGCAGCTCCGGCCCAAATACAAACTCGAACTTAATAGGCTAATGGCATCGCATGTTTCCACTACTGAAATGGGGAAATCATTACACAATTCGCGTTTACATGTTATTGAAACCTACATGGGCTTGACTGCCAAtgacaatgaaaatattattaatcgTATTAAAAACGTCGAGGACAGAATTTTACTGTTGGAGTCCATCTCGCCAGAATACCAGCATTTT TTCGAGCAGTCGTGTATGGATCAATCGGaccaaaaaagaacaaaaaaaacctacTCCGCCAACGAACTGCGTGCATATATCAATGtcaaaaaaaaggaatgtccttaa
- the LOC117898862 gene encoding molybdopterin synthase catalytic subunit isoform X1: MNHIKLIDGPLDVTYAITLIGDPSCGASSVFIGTTRDSFEGKKVVSLTYEAYENMALKEMDKICTDLRATWPELKHILIHHRLGTVPENEASVIIAASAPHRSAALNSVTLAIDQLKSRVPIWKKEIYEGDEAEWKENSESIRPKKSSLNSFNYSACECVVDESNVVPRNLVQIRANDSELIKRLECFFKRKRSEINLHNVMDFKQSNLMSNIDSGTEVNVSCARTQSTVSKQEQSNCHLKVRRVSNRCGPQQMQLRPKYKLELNRLMASHVSTTEMGKSLHNSRLHVIETYMGLTANDNENIINRIKNVEDRILLLESISPEYQHFTQFEQSCMDQSDQKRTKKTYSANELRAYINVKKKECP; the protein is encoded by the exons ATGAACCACATTAAATTGATTGACGGCCCACTCGACGTCACTTATGCAATAACATTGATAGGTGATCCGAGTTGCGGAGCATCTTCTGTTTTTATAGGAACCACACGTGATAGTTTTGAAGGAAAAAAA GTAGTATCATTGACATATGAAGCATACGAAAATATGGCACTTAAAGAAATGGATAAAATCTGCACAGACCTCCGTGCAACTTGGCCCGAGTTGAAACACATTTTAATACATCACCGATTAGGCACAGTTCCAGAAAACGAAGCAAGCGTCATTATAGCTGCTTCAGCCCCGCATCGTTCCGCAGCATTGAACTCAGTAACGCTGGCCATAGACCAACTAAAATCCCGTGTACCCATATGGAAAAAAGAGATATACGAGGGCGACGAAGCTgaatggaaagaaaattcaGAGTCGATCAGGCCTa AGAAATCATCCTTAAATAGTTTCAATTATTCTGCTTGTGAGTGTGTGGTCGACGAGTCGAACGTTGTACCTCGAAATTTAGTACAAATTAGAGCTAATGACAGCGAGCTAATCAAACGTTTAGAATGTTTTTTTAAAAGAAAGCGATCGGAAATAAATTTGCACAATGTAATGGACTTTAAGCAGTCCAACTTAATGTCTAACATTGATTCCGGCACAGAAGTAAACGTTTCTTGCGCTAGAACTCAAAGTACTGTTTCAAAACAAGAACAGTCGAATTGTCATTTGAAAG TGCGGCGTGTTTCAAATCGCTGTGGACCACAACAGATGCAGCTCCGGCCCAAATACAAACTCGAACTTAATAGGCTAATGGCATCGCATGTTTCCACTACTGAAATGGGGAAATCATTACACAATTCGCGTTTACATGTTATTGAAACCTACATGGGCTTGACTGCCAAtgacaatgaaaatattattaatcgTATTAAAAACGTCGAGGACAGAATTTTACTGTTGGAGTCCATCTCGCCAGAATACCAGCATTTT ACTCAGTTCGAGCAGTCGTGTATGGATCAATCGGaccaaaaaagaacaaaaaaaacctacTCCGCCAACGAACTGCGTGCATATATCAATGtcaaaaaaaaggaatgtccttaa
- the LOC117898865 gene encoding molybdopterin synthase sulfur carrier subunit: MSISVDVHVLFFAKCRELAKTTRSTYTVPSDIKAYDLLEQIVLRFGLTNIRQNLIIALNESYIEDLNESLVLKDGDEIAVIPPLSGG, encoded by the coding sequence ATGAGTATATCTGTTGATGTGCACGTGCTGTTTTTTGCCAAGTGCCGTGAATTAGCTAAAACTACTCGCTCAACATATACAGTCCCATCTGATATTAAAGCATATGATTTGTTGGAGCAAATTGTTTTAAGATTTGGGCTCACGAACATACGACAGAACTTAATCATAGCTCTTAACGAATCATACATCGAAGACTTGAATGAGAGTTTGGTTTTGAAGGACGGTGACGAAATAGCTGTGATACCGCCGTTAAGTGGAGGCTAA